Genomic DNA from Rahnella variigena:
TCGCCACCACAATCAGCGGCGGCAGGCAGTTGGGCAGAATATGGCGGAACAGAATGCGCGGACTGGAAAGCGCCATGCTGCGCGCAGCGTCCACATAACTTCGGCGACGTTCGAGCAATGCCGAGCCGCGAATGGTGCGTGCGTAATACGCCCATTGCGTGACCACCAGCGCCAGAATGATTTTATCGACACCCTGCCCGAGCACCGCCAGTAAAATCAGCGCAATCAGGATCGGCGGAAAGCTCAGCTGGATATCGACAATGCGCATGATCAGCGCGTCCGTTTTGCCACCAACATAAGCGCTGACTAGCCCTAAAGCCGCGCCGAGGGTCAGCGCAATTACCGCGCTGGAAACGCCGACCAGCAGGCTGGTGCGCGTGCCGTACAAAATGGCACTGAGTAAATCGCGCCCCTGATCGTCGGTGCCCAGCCAGTAAATCATCCCGCTCAGGCTGGCGGTGCCCGGTTTCAGACGGCCATCCATGATATCGAGCTGCGCTAAATCATACGGATTTTGCGGCGAAATCCACGGTGCCAGCACGGAGAGCACAATGGCGATGCCTAAAATGACCAGACCACACAATGAGAATTTATTGCGCAGCAGCGCACGCGCAGTGTTGTAAAACGCCGAATGCGGTTTGCCCTGAATGGTGCTGCGCGAGTGAACGGATTCAGACGCCATCAGTTTTCGCCTCCCAGCCTGACACGCGGATCCACCAGCACATACAGCACATCAACCAGCAGGTTAATCAGGCTGAACATCACCACCGTTATCATCAGATAGGCCAGGATCACCGGACGATCCAGCACGGCGATAGAATCAATGATCAGCTTGCCCATGCCCGGCCAGGCGTAAATGGTTTCGGTAACCACGGCGAAAGCAATCAGCGAACCCAGCTCAAGGCCGATGACGGTAATCAGCGGGATCAGGGTATTTTTCAGGACGTGAACCAGCACGATGCGGCTTTCAGATAAGCCTTTGGCGCGGGCAAAACGGATGAAATCCTGTTGCAGGCATTCAAGCACACCGGCTCGCGT
This window encodes:
- a CDS encoding ABC transporter permease, with translation MASESVHSRSTIQGKPHSAFYNTARALLRNKFSLCGLVILGIAIVLSVLAPWISPQNPYDLAQLDIMDGRLKPGTASLSGMIYWLGTDDQGRDLLSAILYGTRTSLLVGVSSAVIALTLGAALGLVSAYVGGKTDALIMRIVDIQLSFPPILIALILLAVLGQGVDKIILALVVTQWAYYARTIRGSALLERRRSYVDAARSMALSSPRILFRHILPNCLPPLIVVATMRIAYAIMLEATLSFLGIGLPVTEPSLGLLIANGFDYLMSGDYWISFFPGVTLLVLIVAINLVGDALRDILNPRNKD